The following proteins are encoded in a genomic region of Scylla paramamosain isolate STU-SP2022 unplaced genomic scaffold, ASM3559412v1 Contig17, whole genome shotgun sequence:
- the LOC135097305 gene encoding uncharacterized protein LOC135097305: MSDQNEAHGTPRRSSSSSSEKKRREKDSVPLPASKRRATQDTGVKDGPSQPRPECGSPPAVAGPSRANTTTECSSGGETINRLSALLSDLIEKLDNNPVREDEPYDNCENIRGLHDISSSEEDATVNSVGLLDPLDELDTFHSMPASQDCDEVDFLKALGEFSGLFHSEEQKGEPLSERLASILNLSLRRRPSAEGIKSTCEKIKLPSNVPNLKVPVTNAAVSKAMSFGGKLIDAKPTQTNGLISKALVPIALCISDIGEKKGKNINSYLDGLNTSLRLLSSVINYINQLRKEVARLHVHDSALAELCKWEYEVGQDALFPFDVTKKCEEIHKTKTGKAYIPSLQVFWEEVCFKQAN; encoded by the coding sequence ATGTCGGACCAGAACGAGGCTCACGGAACGCCAAGGCGTTCGTCATCGTCGTCCTCTGAGAAGAAGAGACGTGAGAAAGACTCTGTGCCTTTACCGGCCAGTAAAAGGAGGGCCACCCAGGACACGGGAGTGAAGGACGGCCCGAGTCAACCACGGCCCGAGTGTGGTTCACCACCAGCTGTGGCCGGCCCAAGTCGCGCCAACACAACAACCGAGTGCTCGTCTGGCGGTGAAACTATCAACCGGCTATCTGCATTGTTGAGTGATTTAATTGAAAAACTCGACAATAACCCAGTACGGGAAGATGAGCCTTACGATAACTGTGAAAATATTCGTGGCCTTCATGACATTTCCTCGTCTGAGGAAGACGCCACAGTAAATTCAGTGGGTTTGCTTGACCCTTTGGATGAACTGGACACGTTCCACTCCATGCCTGCGTCCCAAGACTGTGATGAGGTTGATTTTCTTAAGGCATTAGGGGAATTCTCAGGTCTTTTCCATAGTgaggaacagaaaggagagCCCCTCTCTGAGCGTTTGGCCTCCATCCTGAACTTGAGTTTGAGACGTCGACCCTCCGCTGAAGGTATAAAATCTACTTGTGAAAAAATCAAGCTCCCAAGCAATGTGCCAAACCTAAAAGTTCCGGTGACCAACGCTGCTGTTTCCAAAGCGATGAGTTTTGGTGGAAAATTGATTGACGCCAAGCCTACTCAAACTAATGGCCTGATCTCAAAAGCTTTAGTTCCTATTGCACTGTGCATAAGCGATAtcggggaaaagaaaggaaaaaatataaattcatacTTAGATGGACTAAACACGAGTCTTAGACTGCTTTCCTCTGTTATTAATTACATTAATCAACTACGGAAAGAAGTTGCACGGCTCCATGTTCACGACTCTGCCTTGGCCGAGCTTTGCAAGTGGGAGTATGAGGTTGGACAAGATGCTCTTTTTCCGTTTGATGTGACTAAGAAATGCgaggaaatacataaaacaaaaactgGGAAGGCCTACATACCGTCCTTACAAGTCTTCTGGGAGGAGGTATGCTTCAAACAAGCAAACTAG